A region of the Kribbella sp. NBC_01245 genome:
TGGCGATCCGGCACCCCGCCGATAGCGTGTGGGGGATTCGCAAGCAGTGCTCTGCCCGAGCTAAGGACTGATTCGATTGCGAAGACTGGCCATTGCCGCCCTCACCGCCGCGACCCTCTGCATCAGCAACCCGGCCATGGCCGCGGTCATCGCCTGGCCCGGCGCTTCGACGGTCACCGTTGCTGACGGGACGAACGTCCTTGGTGGCAACCTGAGTGGCTTGTCGTTCCAGACGCCGAGTGTGTTGTGGGCGGTGAAGAACGGGCCGAGCAAGCTCTATCGGCTCACGCCCAACGGCTCGACCTGGCGTCCCGACTCCTCCAACGGCTGGTCGAGGGGCAAGACGCTGCGGTACGGCGACGGCACCGGCGAGCCCGATGCCGAGGGCGTGGTGGTCACCCCCGACGGGATGTTCGTGGCCACCGAGCGCGATGGCGGCGGCGACAGCAAGCCCGCGATTCTCCGGTACGACGTCACCTCCTCGGCCACCTCGCTCAACGCGACCGCCGAGTGGGACCTCACGGCCGACCTACCCGAGGTGGGCGCCAACGACGGACTCGAGGCCATCTCGTGGATCCCGGACGCCTTCCTCACCGCGAACGGCTTCCGCGACGAGAACACCGGTAGCGCCTACGACCCCGCCTCATACCCGGGCCACGGCACCGGCCTGTACTTCGCCGGCCTCGAAGCCGACGGCGTGATCTACGTCTACGCCCTCAACCAGTCCGGCGACGACTTCACCCGAATCGCCACCATCGACAGCGGTTTCGGCACGGTGATGGACCTCGAGTTCGAGCCGCCGACCGGCCGACTGTGGGTGGTCTGCGACAACACCTGCTCCGGCCGTACGACAACACTCGCGCTCAACGCCGAAGGCACGTTCGCCGCCACGGCCACCTACAACCGCCCGTCCGGCATGGCCAACCTCAACAACGAAGGCTTCGCCATCTCCCCAACCTGCACTTCAGGCCGCAAACCCGTCACCTGGGCCGACGACGGCAACACCGCCGGCCACGCCCTCCGCACCGGCACCCTCCCCTGCACCACGAGCTAACCTCGGCGCGTCGATCGCGGCCTGGCGCGCACGGCCGATTCTCCCGACGACAAAGCGACGGTTATCCCCTCATCTCCTGGGTTCCGGTACCAAATAACCGGCCCGCGGGCGTTGTCAAGCTGCTTGGAGTCGTTCGGTGTCTTTTGCTGGGGTGCCGGTTTTGGGGAGGTTGATGCCGACGGTCGCGGCGGGTGCGGGTGTGTAGGGGCGGTGTCGGAATCGTTCGGGGTGGGCGTTGTAGTAGGCCTGTTGTGTTTGGTGGCGTTGTTGCCAGCGGTGGCGCCAGGTGCCGTTGTGGACCTCGTTGGGTGAGAACAGCGCGATCCCGGAGTGCTTGTGTTCGTGGTTGTACCAAGGCACGTAGGTGGCGAGGTGGGCGCGGGCCTGGTCGAGGTTTTGGAAGGTGCCGGGGTAGTTGGGCCGGTACTTCATGGTGCGGAACTCTGATTCGGAGAATGGGTTGTCGTTAGAGACCCGGGGCCGGTTGTGGGTCTGGGCGATACCGGCCTTGGCGAGTAGCTTTTTGAGGTCGTTGGAGCGCATCGCGGGTCCGGAGTCGGAGTGCACGGCCCGTGGTAGTCCGTGTTCGGCGAAGGCGCGCTCGAACATTTCGACGGCCAGGTGGTCGGCCTCGCGGTCTTCGACTCTCCAGCCGACGATGGTGCGGGAGTAGATGTCGATGATCGAGTAGGCCTTGAACGTGATGCCCCGCCATGGGGAGCGCAGGTCGGTGATGTCCCAGGACCAGACCTGCCCGGGCCCGGTCGCTTCCAGCACCGGCATTTCACGCGGGGTCTTCGCGCCCGGCGAGTGGGCGCGACCGGCCGCAGGGACTGGTCAGGAATGCCGGCGGCGATCCGCCACCACGACCGCCGCGACGCGAGCATCACCCCCGCATCCCAGGCCGAGGCGAAGGCATGATCGACGGAGTTACCGGCCGCCCATGCCGCGGTGATCCTGGCTGCGATCAGGACACAATCAGCCGCAGGGATCCGCGACGGATAGGCCCGCTGCTTTTGCGGCACCGGATCAGCCACCGGCTTACGCGGGCTGGTCCGGTAGTGCCACGTCGAGCGTGACACCCCGGCGATCTCCAACGCGCGACGTTGTGACCCGAGCTGGCCGGTCAGGTCGACGACGAGCTCGTTCTCGCCGGTCAGGAACCGGACGGATCGTTCGTCGTCCGGGCATCGGCGGGCTCGTGCTCGTTCATCGCATGCAAGAGCCCGATAGCTTTTCCCAACGCCTCGTTGGTGCCCTCCAGCTCACGGATCCGTTTGCTCAACTTCGCAACCTCAGCCGCATGCGCCGCACGCTCAGCCGCCCGCGCTTTCTCCAACGCGGTCCGATTGCCCGAAGGAACACTCATAAGGCCACCTTCTCGCGGAACCAGGCCCCGGTCGAGATCACCCTCGAACACCCCCGACCGCCACCGCTTCAACCGGTCATACGAAACACCCTGCGCCGCCAACCACGACCGCTTCTGCCCATGCGGCTGCACGCCATACTCGTGCACGAACTCCCGAATCTCCTCCGCCGTGAACCCCACACTCACCGTCAACACCCTGCTCCTCACCAATCGCGAACTGACTCACAACCAGCCTGGCGAAGAGGGCCGGAACCCAGAATCTCAGACGTTAACCGCCAAATGCCGGGTCAACCCCTCAGATCGCGGGGGCTAACCCGCCATCTTGGCGGTTAACCCCTCCAAATAGGGAAGCGTGGCTCCGCCTCGGGCAGCGCTCGTCCTATTCCGAGGGTCGGCCTCCGGAATGGGGAGTCGACCCGCCAAGTTTGGCGAGTCCACCCCCTATTCCGAGGGTCGACCCGCGGAATAGGGCGATGGCCGGTGGCGTCGGCGGGACCGGTGGGGTTTGGGAGTGGCTGGCCATTCGCGGGGTGGGTTACCGCCCCGGAATCCGAGGTGGGAACCCACCCGGACGGTGGCTACCCCTCGCCAGGCGAGAGCATTCCGCGACGAAACCCGCCATCCGCGACGGCACCGCCCCGCCATCCGCGAGCGGTGTCGTCCGGCCACCCGTGAATGGCATCAGCTGGCCATCCGCGACGGCGCCGCTCGCCATCCGACTACGGCACCACTCGACCATTCGTGAATGGCATGACCTGGCCGTTCGCCCACGGCACCAGGTGATGCAATCGGGCAGACCTCACCCGTCCCCCTGATAGCCCGCTGCCTTTGGTGGAGCCGGGTCGGGTCAAGGGCGCGTTAGCGTCGGCGGTAGCCGATGGAGCCCTTGACGCGGGCCGGGTTCGCCTGACAATTCGGGAGAACTCAGGGGGACGGGTGCCCACCAAAAAAGACTGGTTCAAAGGTGATGCCGGGCAGGCGACCAGCGTTGATTCGTCCGAATCCGCCCGCCCACGGCAAGTGCTCAGGCGCGAGGTGCTCAGCCGCAAGGTGGTCAGGCGCAAGGTACTCAACGCAAGGTGGTCAGGCGCGCGAGGTGGTTAGGGGAGGAGGGTGTCGCAGAGGGCTACTAGGTGTTGGCGGAGGGGGTGGGCTCGGTCGGCGAAGGTGCGTTGGGTGGTGGCGTAGGTGGCTTTGCCGGCGGGGGTTTCGATGGGGATGGGGTCGTAGCCCAGGGGCTGGAGGTCGTAGGGGGAGGCGCGCATGTCCAGTTCGCGGATGTCGCGGGCCAACTCGAAACAGTCCAGCAAGAGGTCGCTCGGGGTGAACGGCATCAGCTTCGACGCCCACTTGTAGAGGTCCATGTTCGCGTGCAGGCAGCCACCTTGTTCCAGGAGCGGCTGCGTTTCACGGCGAGGCTGCAGGATGTTCAAAGGACGAGCCGGCTCGGTGAAGAACCGGAACGCGTCGAAGTGCGAACACCCGATCCGATGCGACTCCACGACCTGGTCCGTGCCGGACGATCCGAGGCGAAGCGGCCAGGCGTTGTGGCGGACTTCGTCGGCGTTCTGGCGGTAGACCATCGCCCACTCGTGGAGACCGAAGCAGCCGAACTGGGGTTGCCGGGAGGCCGTCGAAGCGAGCAACTGACGGATCCACGTGATGCTTTCGGAGCGTCGTACGGCCTCCGCGGGGTCGATCGACGCGACACCGTCGACCACGCGGTAGCCGCGCTTGCCGTCGTACTCCGGAGCGTTCTCCAAGCGAACCCCCGGGCCGGGGTGCCAGAAGCGCAACTGGTTCGGCCGGGTGGGGTAATACGTGAAGAGGAAGTCCTCGACCGGGTGGGGTTCACGGCGGCGCCGGCGCTCGAGGTGACCGGCCAGGAGGCGGTCGGCGCGCCGTACGTGGTCGTCTCGCAGGGGCTGCCACACAGCCGGTGGGAGGGCGGCCAGGCTGACATTGCTCACCGTCCCACTGTCTCACCCTGGTACGACGGTAGGCTCGGGACGTTCAATCCCCCGCAACACCTTCGTTAGTAGAGGCAGCTCACCCGTGCGTATCGCTCGATTCTCCGTCGACGACGAACCGAAGTACGGCATCGTCGAGACCGACGACCCGGACGGTCTGGAGGGCACGGTCGCCCTGCTCGACTCGGACCCGCTCTACCGCCCGGTGCAGTTCACCGGCGAGCGGTTGCCGCTGGCCGATGTGCGCCTGCTGGCCCCGGTCATCCCGCGCAGCAAGGTGGTCTGCGTCGGCCGGAACTACGCCGCGCATGCCGCCGAGCTCGGCAACGACGTACCCACCGAGCCGTTGATCTTCCTCAAGCCGAACACCTCGGTGATCGGCCCGCGCGACGGCATCGTCTACCCCGAGCAGACGAACGAGGTGCACTTCGAGGGCGAGCTGGCGATCGTGATCGGCCGGATCTGCCGCGACGTGCCAAAGGAGCGGGTGAACGAGGTCATCTTCGGTTACACCGTGGCCAATGACGTGACCGCCCGCGACCTGCAGAAGTCGGACGGCCAGTGGGCCCGGGCGAAGGGCTTCGACACGTTCTGCCCGCTCGGCCCGTGGATCACCACGGAGCTGGACGTGAGCGACGTGCGGGTCACCACCACCCTGAACGGCGAGATCAGGCAGGACGGCCGGACCTCGCAGTTCATCTTCGACATTCCCGAGGTGCTGGCCTACATCACCTCTTTCACCACGTTGCTTCCCGGCGACGTGGTCCTCACCGGCACCCCCGCGGGTGTCGGTCCGATGCTGCCCGGCGACGAGGTCTCGGTCAGCATCGAAGGAATCGGAACCCTGACGAACAAGGTGATCACGCGTGACTGAAAGGCCTGCCCCGACCGACGATGACGTCCTGGGCGGACTCGAACCGAACCAGGTCAGGGTTCGGTTCCCACCCTCGCCGACCGGTCTGCTGACCGTCGGCAATATCCGCAGCGCCTTGTTCAACTGGGCTTTCGCGCACCACTACGGTGGCAAGCTGGTGCTGCGCATCGAGGACACCGACGCGGCGCGCAACACCCCGGAGGCGCTCGCCTACACGCTGGAGTCGCTGCGCTGGCTCGGCCTCCATTGGGACGAGGGGCCCGAGGTCGGCGGCGAGTACGGGCCGTACCTGCAGTCAGAGCGCTTCGCCATCTACAGCGAGATCTCGGCCAAGCTCCTCGACGCCGGCAAGGCGTACCACTGCTACTGCTCGCAGGAGGAGCTCGAGCAGCGTCGCGAGGCCGCGCGTACGGCGGGCCAGCACAGCGGGTACGACGGACACTGCCGCGCGCTCACCGCTGAGCAGACCAAGGAGTACGTCGATGCCGGGCGTCGTCCGGTGCTCCGCCTGCGGATGCCGGACCGGCCGATCACCTTCACGGACCTGGTCCGCGGGGAGATCACGTTCCTCCCGGAGAACCTCGGCGACTACGTCCTGGTCCGGGCCAACGGCCACCCGCTCTACCCGCTGGTGAACCCGGTGGACGACGCGTTGATGAACATCACCCACGTGCTGCGTGGTGAGGACCTGCTGTCGTCCACGCCTCGTCAGATCGCCCTGTACGAGGCGCTCGGCGAGATTGGCATCGGCAACGGTGTCGCGCCCCGGTTCGGGCATCTGCCCTTCGTGATGGGCGAGGGCAACAAGAAGCTGTCCAAGCGCGACCCGGGCTCCGGCCTCGGGGAGTACATGGAGCGCGGCTTCCTGCCCGAGGGCCTGCTGAACTACCTGGCCCTGCTCGGCTGGTCGATCGCCGACGACCGCGACGTCTTCACGATGGACGAGATGATCGCGGCGTTCGACATCCGCAAGGTGAACGCGAACGCGGCCCGCTTCGACCCGAAGAAGTGTGAGGCGATCAACGCCGCGCACATGCGGTTGCTGCCGCCCGCGGTGTTCGCGGAGCGCGTCGTACCGTTCCTCGCGAAGGAAGGCCTGATCGCGGCCGAGCCGACCGACGAGCAGTTGAGCTTGCTGACCGCGGCGACGCCGTTGGTGCAGGAGCGGATGAACACGCTGTCCGAGTCGGTCGACATGCTCGGCTTCCTGTTCATTCCGGCCGACGAATTCCGGATCGACCCGGACGCCGCGGCCAAGGTGCTGACGCCCGAGTCGGGTGCGGTGCTCGAGGCCGCGTCGAAGGCTCTGGCCGACCTGCCCGAGTGGACCACCGAGGCGATCGAGCAGGCACTGCGCTCGGCCCTGGTGGAAGGCCTCAGGCTCAAGGCGAAGAACGCCTTCGGCCCGGTCCGGCTGGCCATCTCCGGGCGCCGGATCTCGCCGCCCTTGTTCGAGTCGATGGAACTGCTCGGACGGGAGATCTCGCTCGGCCGGCTCGACCAGGCCCGCGAGGGCCTCAGTACGGACTGAGTCATGGCCTACAACGCATACCCCGCGCAGGACGTCGTACCGGGTGATCCGCAGCCGTATCACCGGCAGATGCGGAACGTCTGGTTCGCCGTCTGGCGGCCGTTTCTCGGCACGCTCGCGATCCTCTGCGGCTGGATCATCGCCACGCTGATCTGCCTGCTGCCGATCCAGGCGATCAGGCCGGAGGCGGTCGAGAAGGTGGGCTGGGAGATGCTGCTCGCGACGAACCTGTCGCTGGCCGCGTTGATCCCGCTGAGCCTGGGCATGGCGAAGTTCCTGCATCAGCAGCCGCACGGGCTGTTGTCGTCGCTGAGGCCGGGCCTGCGGTGGCGGCCGCTGGGGATCTTTCTGATCGCGGCGACGGTGGTCGAGGTCGCGATGCTCGGCGTCTCGATGCTGCTGCCGGTCGAGCTCGCCACCGAGGTCAGCGGCAAGGCGGACGACGCGACGGCCATCATCGTCGTGGTGTTGCTCACGTCCACGTTCCAGGCAGCGGGGGAGGAGTACTTCTTCCGCGGCTACCTGTTGCAGGCCTTCGGGTCGATCATGCGCAACCCGATCGTCCCGATCCTGCTGACCGCGCTGATCTTCACGCTGTTCCATGGTGTGTGGCCGTGGGAGAGCCTGCCGCTGTTCTTCGACCGGTTCGCCTTTGGTGTGCTGGCCGGTGTGCTGGTGGTCCGCACAGGTGGTCTGGAGGCCGCCATCGCGGTGCATGCGGTCAACAACATCATCACGTTCATCTTCGCGGCGATGACGGACTCGGTGACCGAGAGCCTCGGCATCACCGACGCGCCTTGGTCGTTGGTCGCGGTCGACATCGCGAAGTTCGCGTTGTTCGCCGCCGTCGGCCTGTGGATCGCCCGCAAGCTGGACCTGCAGACGACGGCGCGAGTGCCCGCGCCGCCGTTGGCGAAACCCGTGTGACAGGAGTGACACCGGGCCAGGGGCACCCCGTTTTGCTGCCGGGGCCCCTGGTCGGGTAGGCTCAACGCGCCAGGTTGTGAGGGCGGAAAAAGAAGTAAGAAGCTCTCACGATCGTAGTAAAAAAGCAGTAAAAAGCTTTGGGGTATGGGGTAATTGGCAGCCCGACTGGTTCTGGTCCAGTTAGTCTAGGTTCGAGTCCTAGTACCCCAGCGATTGGACTAGATCGCTGGAAATTAGATAGAGTCCAACCTCGTTGGAAGGCCCGCAAAGGCCGGAAAACAAACCTCTGGCCCCGTTGTGTAGCGGCCTAGCACGCCGCCCTCTCAAGGCGGTAGCGCGGGTTCGAATCCCGTCGGGGCTACCAGAGAAACCGAAAGGCCTCCACCCCGGTGGAGGCCTTTCGGCTTTTCCCGGGCTCACCCAAAAAAGCCCCGGCGCGCCAACTGTGGTGTGCCGGGGCTTTTGCGTGCGGGCGTTATTCGGAGGCGCGGCGGAGGGCTTCGGAGAGGCGTTCCGCGGCGGCCATGACGGCGGGGGCGTGCATGCGGCCAGGTTGGCGGGAGAGGCGCTCGATCGGGCCCGAGACCGAGACGGCCGCGATGACCTTGCCGGAGGGGGAGCGGACTGGCGCCGAGACGGAGGCGACGCCTTGTTCGCGTTCGCCCACGCTGTGCGCCCAGCCACGACGTCGTACGCCGGCCAGCGCCGCCGCGTTGAAGGTGGCGTTGTGGAGGCCGCGGTGCATGCGCTCCGGGTCCTCCCAGGCAAGCAGTATTTGAGCGGCGGATCCCGCGGCCATCGTGAGCTGGCTGCCGACCGGCACGGTGTCGCGCAGACCCGACGGGCGCTCGGCGGCAGCCACACAGACCCGGTATTCACCTTGGCGGCGGAACAGCTGCGCCGATTCGCCGGTGATGTCGCGGAGCCTGGCCAGCACCGGGCCGGCGGTCGCGAGCAGCCGGTCCTCGCCGGCCGCCGAGGCGAGCTCGCTGAGCCGCGGACCGAGCACGAAACGCCCCTGCATGTCGCGGCCGACGAGCCGGTGATGCTCGAGGGCGACCGCGAGACGATGGGCGGTGGGGCGGGCGAGTCCGGTAGCCGCTACGAGTCCGGCCAGGGTCGCCGGTCCGGACTCGAGTGCGGACAGCACGAGAGCTGCTTTGTCGAGAACGCCGACTCCGCTAGAGTTGTCCATGAGACGATATTGCCGTCTCGAATCGTGGAACGCAAGTCGCCAGACGAGGCGGCACGGGAGCACTGTGGCTATCTGGGGTTAACCCAGCAGTCAAGTCGCAGCCACCTCAACAATCATCGTAGGGAGCAGTCTGATGGGTCGGACGTTGTCGGAGAAGGTCTGGGACGCGCATGTCGTGCGCCATGCCGACGGAGAGCCCGACCTCCTTTACATCGACCTCCACCTGGTGCACGAGGTCACGAGCCCGCAGGCCTTCGACGGGCTGCGGCTGGCCGGCCGCCAGGTCCGCCGCCCGGACCTGACCATCGCGACCGAGGACCACAACGTCCCGACGTACGACGTGGACAAGCCGATCGCGGACCCGGTCTCGAAGACCCAGGTCGACACCCTGCGGAAGAACGCGGCCGAGTTCGGCATCCGGATCCACACGCTGGGCGATCCCGACCAGGGCGTCGTGCACGTGATCGGCCCGCAGCTCGGGCTGACCCAGCCGGGCATGACCGTGGTCTGCGGTGACAGCCACACGTCGACCCACGGCGCGTTCGGCGCGATCGCCTTCGGTATCGGCACGAGTGAGGTCGAGCACGTGCTCGCCACTCAGACCCTGATGCAGGCCCGTCCCAAGACGATGGCGGTGACCGTAGATGGCGTGCTGCCCGACGGTGTTTCCGCCAAGGACCTGGTGCTGTCGTTGATCGCCCAGGTAGGTACGGGCGGCGGCCAGGGCTACATCGTGGAGTACCGCGGCGAGGCGATTCGCGCGCTCTCGATGGAAGCCCGGATGACGATCTGCAACATGTCGATCGAGTGGGGTGCGAAGGCCGGCATGATCGCGCCGGACGAGACCACCTACGCGTACCTGAAGGACAAGCCGCATGCCCCGCAGGGCGCGGACTGGGACGCCGCCGTCGAGTACTGGAACGGCCTGGCCACCGACGCCGATGCCACCTTCGACCGCGAGGTCGTGCTACGCGCCGAGGACGTCGCCCCCTTCGTCACCTGGGGTACGAACCCGGGCCAGGGCGTGCCGCTGTCGGCGAACGTGCCGTCGCCGGACGACTTCGACAGCGAAGGCGACAAGATCGCGGCCGAGCGCGCCCTGGAGTACATGGGCCTCACCGCCGGTACACCGATGCGCGAGGTCCACGTCGACACCGTCTTCCTCGGTTCCTGCACCAACGGCCGGATCGAGGACCTTCGTGCCGCAGCCGGCGTGCTGGCCGGGCGGAAGGTTGCCGAGGGCACCCGAATGCTGGTGGTGCCGGGTTCGGGCCGGGTCCGGTTGCAGGCCGAGTCCGAGGGCCTGGACGTGATCTTCAAGGACGCGGGCGCCGAATGGCGTGGTGCGGGTTGCTCGATGTGCCTGGGCATGAACCCGGACCAGCTCGCGCCGGGGGAGCGCAGCGCGTCCACCTCCAACCGCAACTTCGAGGGCCGGCAGGGTAAGGGCGGTCGTACCCACCTGGTATCGCCGTTGGTCGCCGCCGCCACCGCCGTCACCGGCACCCTGTCCGCCCCGGCGGACCTGGAGCCCATCGACGTAGCCGTCCCGCAGAACGTCTGAGATCGAGGAAGAAGTCATGGAAGCCTTCACCGTTCACACCGGTACGGCGGCACCGCTGCGGCGCAGCAACGTCGACACCGACCAGATCATCCCGGCCGTCTACCTCAAACGCGTCACCCGGACGGGCTTCGAGGACGGGCTGTTCTCGGCCTGGCGCAACGACCCGGCCTTCGTGCTGAACCAGCCGGAGTACGCCGGCGTCTCGGTCCTCGTCGCGGGCGAGGACTTCGGCACCGGGTCATCCCGGGAGCACGCGGTCTGGGCCCTGATGGACTACGGGTTCAAGGTCGTCATCTCGTCGCGGTTCGCCGATATCTTCAAGGGCAACTCGGGTAAGGCCGGTCTGCTCGCGGCACTCGTCGAGCAGGAGGCGGTCGAGCAGCTCTGGAAGGTGATCGAGGGCGATCCGACGACGCCCGTCACCATCGACCTCGAGCAGAAGACGATCACCGCGGGCGATCTGGTCGCGCCGTTCGAGATCGATGACTACACCCGCTACCGCCTGCTCAACGGCCTCGACGATGTCGGCATCACCTTGTCCAACGAGGCCGACATCACGACGTACGAAGCGTCGCGTCCGTCCTTCAAGCCGGCCACCCTGCCGGCCAAGGCATAGGGGCCATAATCGCGTAACATCCGCGTCATAGCTTCGGTGTTAGGCTATGGCGGTTGTCAGGCTACGTCTTTACAAGGCGTTCGAGATTGGGAGGTGAGGCGCTCATGAGCAGCGATCCCTCCAGACATACCGATCTCGCTCGACCTTGACGCGCTGACTTCTCCTTCGTCCAGGTCGGGCCATCGGTGTGCCTTCGCGCATGCCGGTGGCCCGAGGCGCTTTTCAGTGGCAGTGCTGTGACCTGCCACGGGGTCGGGCAGATGGTCGCCCACTTCACCCGTCTCGCCTTCAGACCTGGAGGACTGCCATGTCCGACCTGCGCCTGCGCACGCTTCGTGCCTTCGGCCGTACCCCTTCCCTTCGCGCCGCCGCGCGCCGTTATGCCAGTGGCGTTCCGGCCCAGCCCGAACCGGTGGTTGAGCCCGCGAAGAAGCCGTTGCCCAAGGGGCACAGCGTGGTCGACAGTGCGATCTACTCCGGTGGTTGCCGGGTCGCGTCACCGGCCACGTTGGCCGAGACGTACCAGGGTTTGCACGAGACGCCCGGCAGTCTGGCCTGGATCGGCCTGTATCGCCCGGACAGGCGCGAACTCGCCTCGCTGGCGCAGGAGTTCGACCTGCACGAGCTGGCCATCGAGGACGCCATCCAGGCCCACCAGCGGCCGAAGCTCGAGCGGTACGGCGACACCCTGTTCGTCGTACTGAAGGCTGCTCGCTATCGGGACGAGACCGAGGAGGTCGAGTTCGGCGAGGTGCACTTGTTCGTCGGGCCGGACTTCGTCGTGACGGTTCGCCATGCCGAGGCGCCGAACCTTGCCGCCGTACGGCGCCGGGTGGAACGCGATCCCGAGCTGCTGCTGCGCGGCACCGAGGCGGTTCTCTACGCGATCATGGACAAGGTCGTCGACGGGTATGCGCCGGTCGTCGCCGGTCTCGAGAACGACATCGACGAGATCGAGACCGAG
Encoded here:
- the corA gene encoding magnesium/cobalt transporter CorA; its protein translation is MSDLRLRTLRAFGRTPSLRAAARRYASGVPAQPEPVVEPAKKPLPKGHSVVDSAIYSGGCRVASPATLAETYQGLHETPGSLAWIGLYRPDRRELASLAQEFDLHELAIEDAIQAHQRPKLERYGDTLFVVLKAARYRDETEEVEFGEVHLFVGPDFVVTVRHAEAPNLAAVRRRVERDPELLLRGTEAVLYAIMDKVVDGYAPVVAGLENDIDEIETEVFRGDPKVSRRIYELSREVIEFQRATRPLIGILEQLRKGFDKYKVDEELQRSLRDVADHVTQVVEKVDAFRELLRDILTVNATLVAQKQNEEMKSLTVASNSQNEEVKKISAWAAILFAPTLIGTVYGMNFDVMPERDWTYGYPFAVALMGLVCVTLHQVFKRRGWL
- a CDS encoding esterase-like activity of phytase family protein, which translates into the protein MRRLAIAALTAATLCISNPAMAAVIAWPGASTVTVADGTNVLGGNLSGLSFQTPSVLWAVKNGPSKLYRLTPNGSTWRPDSSNGWSRGKTLRYGDGTGEPDAEGVVVTPDGMFVATERDGGGDSKPAILRYDVTSSATSLNATAEWDLTADLPEVGANDGLEAISWIPDAFLTANGFRDENTGSAYDPASYPGHGTGLYFAGLEADGVIYVYALNQSGDDFTRIATIDSGFGTVMDLEFEPPTGRLWVVCDNTCSGRTTTLALNAEGTFAATATYNRPSGMANLNNEGFAISPTCTSGRKPVTWADDGNTAGHALRTGTLPCTTS
- a CDS encoding 3-methyladenine DNA glycosylase, whose translation is MSNVSLAALPPAVWQPLRDDHVRRADRLLAGHLERRRRREPHPVEDFLFTYYPTRPNQLRFWHPGPGVRLENAPEYDGKRGYRVVDGVASIDPAEAVRRSESITWIRQLLASTASRQPQFGCFGLHEWAMVYRQNADEVRHNAWPLRLGSSGTDQVVESHRIGCSHFDAFRFFTEPARPLNILQPRRETQPLLEQGGCLHANMDLYKWASKLMPFTPSDLLLDCFELARDIRELDMRASPYDLQPLGYDPIPIETPAGKATYATTQRTFADRAHPLRQHLVALCDTLLP
- the leuD gene encoding 3-isopropylmalate dehydratase small subunit, which gives rise to MEAFTVHTGTAAPLRRSNVDTDQIIPAVYLKRVTRTGFEDGLFSAWRNDPAFVLNQPEYAGVSVLVAGEDFGTGSSREHAVWALMDYGFKVVISSRFADIFKGNSGKAGLLAALVEQEAVEQLWKVIEGDPTTPVTIDLEQKTITAGDLVAPFEIDDYTRYRLLNGLDDVGITLSNEADITTYEASRPSFKPATLPAKA
- the gltX gene encoding glutamate--tRNA ligase, producing MTERPAPTDDDVLGGLEPNQVRVRFPPSPTGLLTVGNIRSALFNWAFAHHYGGKLVLRIEDTDAARNTPEALAYTLESLRWLGLHWDEGPEVGGEYGPYLQSERFAIYSEISAKLLDAGKAYHCYCSQEELEQRREAARTAGQHSGYDGHCRALTAEQTKEYVDAGRRPVLRLRMPDRPITFTDLVRGEITFLPENLGDYVLVRANGHPLYPLVNPVDDALMNITHVLRGEDLLSSTPRQIALYEALGEIGIGNGVAPRFGHLPFVMGEGNKKLSKRDPGSGLGEYMERGFLPEGLLNYLALLGWSIADDRDVFTMDEMIAAFDIRKVNANAARFDPKKCEAINAAHMRLLPPAVFAERVVPFLAKEGLIAAEPTDEQLSLLTAATPLVQERMNTLSESVDMLGFLFIPADEFRIDPDAAAKVLTPESGAVLEAASKALADLPEWTTEAIEQALRSALVEGLRLKAKNAFGPVRLAISGRRISPPLFESMELLGREISLGRLDQAREGLSTD
- a CDS encoding CPBP family intramembrane glutamic endopeptidase, translated to MAYNAYPAQDVVPGDPQPYHRQMRNVWFAVWRPFLGTLAILCGWIIATLICLLPIQAIRPEAVEKVGWEMLLATNLSLAALIPLSLGMAKFLHQQPHGLLSSLRPGLRWRPLGIFLIAATVVEVAMLGVSMLLPVELATEVSGKADDATAIIVVVLLTSTFQAAGEEYFFRGYLLQAFGSIMRNPIVPILLTALIFTLFHGVWPWESLPLFFDRFAFGVLAGVLVVRTGGLEAAIAVHAVNNIITFIFAAMTDSVTESLGITDAPWSLVAVDIAKFALFAAVGLWIARKLDLQTTARVPAPPLAKPV
- a CDS encoding fumarylacetoacetate hydrolase family protein, with translation MRIARFSVDDEPKYGIVETDDPDGLEGTVALLDSDPLYRPVQFTGERLPLADVRLLAPVIPRSKVVCVGRNYAAHAAELGNDVPTEPLIFLKPNTSVIGPRDGIVYPEQTNEVHFEGELAIVIGRICRDVPKERVNEVIFGYTVANDVTARDLQKSDGQWARAKGFDTFCPLGPWITTELDVSDVRVTTTLNGEIRQDGRTSQFIFDIPEVLAYITSFTTLLPGDVVLTGTPAGVGPMLPGDEVSVSIEGIGTLTNKVITRD
- the leuC gene encoding 3-isopropylmalate dehydratase large subunit, which translates into the protein MGRTLSEKVWDAHVVRHADGEPDLLYIDLHLVHEVTSPQAFDGLRLAGRQVRRPDLTIATEDHNVPTYDVDKPIADPVSKTQVDTLRKNAAEFGIRIHTLGDPDQGVVHVIGPQLGLTQPGMTVVCGDSHTSTHGAFGAIAFGIGTSEVEHVLATQTLMQARPKTMAVTVDGVLPDGVSAKDLVLSLIAQVGTGGGQGYIVEYRGEAIRALSMEARMTICNMSIEWGAKAGMIAPDETTYAYLKDKPHAPQGADWDAAVEYWNGLATDADATFDREVVLRAEDVAPFVTWGTNPGQGVPLSANVPSPDDFDSEGDKIAAERALEYMGLTAGTPMREVHVDTVFLGSCTNGRIEDLRAAAGVLAGRKVAEGTRMLVVPGSGRVRLQAESEGLDVIFKDAGAEWRGAGCSMCLGMNPDQLAPGERSASTSNRNFEGRQGKGGRTHLVSPLVAAATAVTGTLSAPADLEPIDVAVPQNV
- a CDS encoding DDE-type integrase/transposase/recombinase, which codes for MPVLEATGPGQVWSWDITDLRSPWRGITFKAYSIIDIYSRTIVGWRVEDREADHLAVEMFERAFAEHGLPRAVHSDSGPAMRSNDLKKLLAKAGIAQTHNRPRVSNDNPFSESEFRTMKYRPNYPGTFQNLDQARAHLATYVPWYNHEHKHSGIALFSPNEVHNGTWRHRWQQRHQTQQAYYNAHPERFRHRPYTPAPAATVGINLPKTGTPAKDTERLQAA
- a CDS encoding IclR family transcriptional regulator, whose amino-acid sequence is MDNSSGVGVLDKAALVLSALESGPATLAGLVAATGLARPTAHRLAVALEHHRLVGRDMQGRFVLGPRLSELASAAGEDRLLATAGPVLARLRDITGESAQLFRRQGEYRVCVAAAERPSGLRDTVPVGSQLTMAAGSAAQILLAWEDPERMHRGLHNATFNAAALAGVRRRGWAHSVGEREQGVASVSAPVRSPSGKVIAAVSVSGPIERLSRQPGRMHAPAVMAAAERLSEALRRASE